The Kribbella jejuensis region GGTCGGCGAGGGTACGGCGCGGCTGGAGATGACCGTCCGCGAAGACATGGTCAACGGGCACGGGATCGCGCATGGTGGATTCGTGTTCTGTCTGGCCGACTCCGCGTTCGCGTTCGCGTGCAACTCGCGCAATCGGGTGACGGTCGCACAGGCCTGCGACATCGTGTTCGTGGCCCCGGCGCACCGCGGCGACGTGCTGGTCGCTTCGGCTTCCGAACGGACAAGCTTCGGCCGGAACGGGATCTACGACATCACGGTCACCCGCGGCGACGAGGTGATCGCCGAGTTCCGCGGCCGCAGCCGCCAGCTCTCCGGAACCATCGTGGAGGAATCATGACGCGCGAGGCCTTTCTGGTCGACGGGGTACGGACGCCGATCGGGCGGTACGGCGGTGCACTGTCGGCGGTCCGTCCGGACGACCTGGCCGCGCACGTGATCTCGTCGCTGCTGAACCGGACCGCGCTCGACCCGGCACGGATCGACGACGTGATCCTCGGCTGCGCCAACCAGGCAGGTGAGGACAACCGGAACGTCGCGCGGATGGCGGTGC contains the following coding sequences:
- the paaI gene encoding hydroxyphenylacetyl-CoA thioesterase PaaI — encoded protein: MSDLPERVAAAMWAEDTASAGLGMKLVEVGEGTARLEMTVREDMVNGHGIAHGGFVFCLADSAFAFACNSRNRVTVAQACDIVFVAPAHRGDVLVASASERTSFGRNGIYDITVTRGDEVIAEFRGRSRQLSGTIVEES